The DNA region GCCCCAGTGCTGCACGAAATCCCCAAGCTGGCGCAGGCTCAAAACTGATAGAAATTTTGGGTGAAAATTTGGTTTCAGACCTATCTTTATAATTTGCAGTTTGTAATACATTGGAAATTGTCGTTTTGTTTTGGCCATCGTCAGTTTGCCAATGCTCTGCACGACCACCTAAAGTAAGTGCCCACTTTGGATTAATCTGCCACTTATCTTGCGCATAGATTGCATGCGTCAAAGTTTCGCCACGTGCGGATGTATTTAAAGCCGCTTTACTACCCGTTTTCCAGTCTACTGTATTATGCGTATCACTTTTTAACGTATATCGATCAACATGGTAGCCCAAATCAACGGTGTGCTCATGTGGTCGCAAAGTAGCACGTGCATCTAACACACTCCAGCCGGTTCCTGATAAATCAGTGATACGGCCTGTCCTGGTAATGTATGGGTTACCCTGAATCACCGTACCTGATGCAAGTGCATTAGCAGCGCTATTTTTATCTTTTTGATAATCATAATCAGATAGTGTTAATTGCCAATCAACAAACCCTTTAGTATTGGACTTAACATCTAGTGCTTGCATGATATGAAGTGACTCAGCTTCAGCAGGATTCATTCCTGAAATATCATAACGTTGACCATTAAAACTGACCCTACCGTTATATACAGGATTTCCCGCAACATCTTTAACATAACTCTCAACATCCGTTCTACCCCTCATATCCCAAACCGCTAACGTATAGGCTAGTTTTAACATTGGATTGAGATCATAAGTTGCTTTCAACTTGATGTTAGTCTGCTTGGTATGATCAATACTGTTTGCACCAAAAATAACTCTATCTGCATTTGTCTCACTTTTATCCTGATACGCTCCAGTCACTACTGGGCTTACTCCTGGCGCTGTTGATGAAAGATTAGCCGTTGAAAAATTCATCGGCTGCCCTTCATTTTCTAAATAATCTGCGCCTAACCAAAATGAAAAATCATTCACTTTGTTTCCAAAAGACGCGGTCAAGTGGCTACCTTGGTAATGCTCATCAGTACTATAAAGCTTAAACCCCTGCATAAATGCCTGTGTGCTGGCATGCGCTTCAAACTTCTCTGGCATACGCGTGGCGATGCTCATCACACCACCAAACGAGTTGCCGGCATAAAGTGCGGAGAACGGGCCATACATCATGCTGATGCTTTCAATTTCCTCCGGGCTCACCATACCCCAACGCGGTGGGAATGCGAACGAGTTACCGAGTAAGTTAGAGAGCAATACGCCATCGGCATAAAGCAGACTTTGGGCACTGGATAAGGTACCAATCGTGCGCGTAGCGATAATGCCGTTCCTGTCGCCAATAAAGCGTTCGCGTACCTGTATGCTAGGCAAATATTTTAAGGTTTGCGCAGGCGTTGCTGCATTGACGTTCTCTTCAATTTGCTTTTTATCAAAAGTCTCAACAGTCGCTGGGTGCTTACTGATTCGGCTATCAATCATGGGGGCACGCACTTCAATTGTCTCTAGGTCAATTGCTTCGTTATGCTCAGCAAGTGATGTCATACTAAAACTTGCTGCGACGACCGTAAATATAAGCTTTATACGCATACCATACCCATGATTTATTAATATTATATCCAAGCAGCAATCCAAGATTAACTGCCTCTTAGATTGCGATACCCCAATAGATAACAAGTATATTTTAGATATCCAAGATACGTAATGTGACTAATTGTCGCAGGTATTAAAAATGCATAAGCGCGACAATTTGACGCAATGCAATTTAGCAATCGGCACGTATAATAATCAAGGTATGGATACACCATTTCCCACTTTAGAAAACCCAACACGCCGTAACTTACAGCGCTTATTTTTACTGCGCAGTGTCATGGTTGCTTTCATGCTGGCGGCAACACTAGCATTGTTTTACTTAAACATACCGCTCCCCAAAACCCCTATCGCGTTTGCAGTCGGCGGCATGTTGCTACTTAACTTCATGACATTCTTACGCCTACAGAAGTTTAACAATGTCACGGACAAAGAATTGTTGCTACAGCTCTTAGGTGATTTGTTAGCGCTCACTGTGTTGTTTTATTTTACAGGCGGTTATAGCAACCCTTTAGTATGGATGTATCTACTGCCGCTTACCGTTGCAGCAGTTGCATTAAAGCGTGAGTATGCTTGGTTACTTGCTGCAATTGCCGTCACTTGTTACTCAACATTGGTGTTTTATTATGTGCCACTATCGCATCTGCACATGCATTACTTGGCAGGGAAGTCTTTAGATATTCATTTAGTCGGCATGTGGCTAGGCTTTGTGGTGAGCGCCGGCATTATTGCTTTTTTTGTCACCCGTATTGGGCAAAGTTTGCGTGACTATGATCGAATCATGGCGTCCATTCGCGAAAAATCACTAGAAAGTGAGCGTGCACTATCACTAGGCACCCTAGCAGCTAGCGCAGCGCACGAGCTGGGTACCCCCTTAGCCACTATGGCGGTCATCAGCAAAGAACTCGCACAGGACCTATCCAATCAACCAGAACAACTACAGCAGCTAGAAATTATCCGCACCCAGATCGGACGCTGTAAGGAAATATTATCGTCTATTACCCATCATGCCGGCCAAGGCCGTGCAGATGCTGGATATGGATTACCACTCAGCCAATTTCTGCAAGAGTCGATTCAGCGTTGGCGTGATACGCGCCCAGCAACTGAGTTAGTGATGGATTTAAACAATCACAGCAGTGACCCATTAATCTTTACGGATAGAACACTGCCTCAGGCAATACAAAACCTGTTGGACAATGCTGCAGACGCTTCACCAGAACGTGTGTTACTCAATGCAAGCTGGAGCGATGACACCTTGCAAATCCATATTAGAGATTTTGGTAACGGCCTTAGTGAAGAGGTTAGAAGTCAGCTCGGAACCCCATTTTTCAGCTCAAAAAATGGCCATGGCATGGGCTTGGGTATTTATCTCACAGAAATCATTCTCGCAAAACTTGGCGGAACACTTATGCTGAGTAACCATGCAGAGGGTGGCGTGCTTACTATTGTCAAATTGCCACTGCAAAAATTACGTATAGAACACTAAGGGCACGGCTATGAGTGATTACAATCCTGAGACGAAAAGTAGCGATGAGCATCCAACACTACTGCTAGTTGATGATGACGATGCATTCTTAAATGCGCTTGCAATCGCCATGCGTAAACGTGGCTTTTTAGTCACTACTGCCAATAGAGCCGAAGCTGCCTTTGAGATAGCGCAGACTGACCCACCTGAGTTTGCAGTGGTTGACCTAAAAATGTCAGGTAACTCAGGCTTGGTATTAGTGAGGCAACTGACCAGCCTACAGGCTGGCACAAAAATTGTGATTCTTACAGGC from Methylotenera sp. L2L1 includes:
- a CDS encoding ATP-binding protein, with the translated sequence MDTPFPTLENPTRRNLQRLFLLRSVMVAFMLAATLALFYLNIPLPKTPIAFAVGGMLLLNFMTFLRLQKFNNVTDKELLLQLLGDLLALTVLFYFTGGYSNPLVWMYLLPLTVAAVALKREYAWLLAAIAVTCYSTLVFYYVPLSHLHMHYLAGKSLDIHLVGMWLGFVVSAGIIAFFVTRIGQSLRDYDRIMASIREKSLESERALSLGTLAASAAHELGTPLATMAVISKELAQDLSNQPEQLQQLEIIRTQIGRCKEILSSITHHAGQGRADAGYGLPLSQFLQESIQRWRDTRPATELVMDLNNHSSDPLIFTDRTLPQAIQNLLDNAADASPERVLLNASWSDDTLQIHIRDFGNGLSEEVRSQLGTPFFSSKNGHGMGLGIYLTEIILAKLGGTLMLSNHAEGGVLTIVKLPLQKLRIEH
- a CDS encoding TonB-dependent receptor; translated protein: MRIKLIFTVVAASFSMTSLAEHNEAIDLETIEVRAPMIDSRISKHPATVETFDKKQIEENVNAATPAQTLKYLPSIQVRERFIGDRNGIIATRTIGTLSSAQSLLYADGVLLSNLLGNSFAFPPRWGMVSPEEIESISMMYGPFSALYAGNSFGGVMSIATRMPEKFEAHASTQAFMQGFKLYSTDEHYQGSHLTASFGNKVNDFSFWLGADYLENEGQPMNFSTANLSSTAPGVSPVVTGAYQDKSETNADRVIFGANSIDHTKQTNIKLKATYDLNPMLKLAYTLAVWDMRGRTDVESYVKDVAGNPVYNGRVSFNGQRYDISGMNPAEAESLHIMQALDVKSNTKGFVDWQLTLSDYDYQKDKNSAANALASGTVIQGNPYITRTGRITDLSGTGWSVLDARATLRPHEHTVDLGYHVDRYTLKSDTHNTVDWKTGSKAALNTSARGETLTHAIYAQDKWQINPKWALTLGGRAEHWQTDDGQNKTTISNVLQTANYKDRSETKFSPKISISFEPAPAWGFRAALGQAFRFPTVSEMFQPLQNGATAYFVEANPNLKPEEVIASEFTVERRYDSGLIRASLFSENKHDALISQNIAINGAIPYDTGTCTRTGGCSFVQNVDHIRTRGLELATQWQDVLIHGLDLQGSATFTEAEVLSNQAAPNTIGNKPPRIPRNMLKAVATYHSGSNLTYSLAARYSGRQYNALDNSDVNDSTFGAASKFFVVDFKTNYKFAKGYTASVGVDNLNNYKSYVFHPYPQRTAYVQMKFDY